From a region of the Triticum aestivum cultivar Chinese Spring chromosome 7D, IWGSC CS RefSeq v2.1, whole genome shotgun sequence genome:
- the LOC123165007 gene encoding uncharacterized protein, giving the protein MATATTYTLRLTPPPPPPRHHAPLLPQLRRRAAAKVSASWVPAAAGNSDDGLGGWWLPEQPAEKGRAGFGKAIVVGLGASAAIALAGITWRSPSSRKCLQQLIGAPLHYVQEKLSVPDSTEIPEDDASVRELGTIDVSRVNVHERNATSPDDSSQNHIPAGGVRISFTVPVDPMHEEALSILKKLQIIENDASSGDFCTRREFARWFVKLCSKLERKRMHRIIPNLITSGSFESAFDDVDFDDPDFLYIQSLGESGIVPSKLSSFFGTSANGSQSANTNSNFLPESYLSRFDLVNWKLLVEYPFASELDQKMLSKNVHTLDLSAWPDVTASVFVDLFGGDHSIVSKVFGNTRRLQHHKPVTKAQAAAALTSGRMEEVVRDELNRLEAENQSRLSAMGEMMEELINRGDIKQYWEVKIKKEQDRGFEVEKHLQDVLHELANERTDQEKEIADLLKEKSALERQNQELVCLRSEVDGMYDRLATESLEVMADEENLEKLSSDMSSKHQAVTEAKSYLEAEKEALTMLRSWVEQEAARVHERAEVLERAVRRWRVPAD; this is encoded by the exons ATGGCCACCGCCACCACCTACACGCTCCGCCTCaccccgcccccgccgccaccgcggcaCCACGCTCCTCTCCTTCCGCAGCTCCGCCGCCGCGCGGCCGCGAAGGTGTCTGCTAGCTGGGTCCCAGCCGCCGCCGGCAACTCGGACGACGGGCTTGGCGGCTGGTGGCTCCCCGAGCAGCCGGCGGAAAAGGGGAGGGCAG GGTTCGGGAAAGCTATTGTGGTCGGATTGGGTGCTTCGGCAGCGATCGCTTTGGCTGGGATCACTTGGCGCTCTCCATCCTCGAGGAAGT GTTTACAGCAACTTATCGGTGCCCCATTGCATTATGTTCAAGAGAAGCTTTCAGTGCCGGACTCGACAGAAATTCCTGAAGATGATGCAAGCGTCAGAGAGCTGGGTACAATTGATGTTTCGAGGGTAAATGTTCATGAGAGGAATGCCACATCACCTGATGATTCAAGCCAAAACCACATACCAGCTGGCGGTGTCCGTATTTCTTTTACAGTCCCTGTAGATCCCATGCATGAGGAAGCTTTGTCCATATTGAAGAAGCTACAG ATAATTGAGAATGATGCTAGCTCCGGTGACTTTTGTACTAGGAGGGAATTTGCAAGATGGTTTGTTAAATTATGCTCAAAATTAGAGAG GAAAAGGATGCACAGGATCATACCGAATCTAATAACTTCTGGTTCATTCGAAAGTGCGTTTGATGATGTAGATTTTGATGACCCGGATTTCTTGTATATTCAGT CTTTAGGAGAATCTGGCATTGTGCCTAGCAAGCTATCAAGCTTCTTTGGAACATCGGCAAATGGCTCTCAAAGTGCCAACACAAATTCCAACTTCCTACCTGAAAG TTATCTGTCACGTTTTGATCTTGTTAACTGGAAACTACTAGTGGAGTATCCATTTGCATCAGAATTAGACCAAAAG ATGCTGAGTAAAAATGTTCATACTTTGGATTTGAGCGCTTGGCCAGATGTAACAGCGTCTGTATTTGTGGACTTGTTTGGCGGTGACCACAGCATCGTCAgcaaagtttttg GAAACACCAGGCGGCTTCAACATCATAAGCCTGTAACAAAAGCACAAGCGGCTGCTGCACTGACCAGTGGTAGAATGGAAGAAGTAGTACGTGATGAACTAAATAGACTTGAAGCAGAAAATCAGTCCCGGCTTTCTGCTATGGGTGAAATGATGGAAGAGTTAATTAATAGAGGGGATATAAAACAATATTGGGAAGTCAAGATAAAAAAGGAGCAAGACCGTGGGTTTGAAGTTGAGAAGCATCTTCAAGATGTTCTGCACGAGCTTGCAAATGAGAGGACGGATCAAGAAAAGGAAATTGCAGACTTGCTAAAAGAAAAATCAGCTTTAGAGCGTCAGAATCAGGAACTCGTATGTTTAAGGTCAGAAGTTGATGGCATGTATGATAGGCTGGCCACTGAGAGTCTAGAGGTCATGGCTGATGAAGAAAATCTGGAAAAGTTGTCCTCTGATATGAGCAGCAAGCACCAAGCTGTCACTGAAGCTAAATCATATCTTGAAGCTGAGAAGGAAGCTCTTACTATGCTAAG